One Oscillospiraceae bacterium DNA segment encodes these proteins:
- a CDS encoding acyl--CoA ligase: MVITDFLEQNAQKFSDDVALVEIVPNIISQARTTWKEYSLIPTNSEESGRCEITWCEFNKKANRFANLLLSRGVKKGDKVAILMMNCLEWLPVYFGALKAGALAVPLNYRYTSDEIKYCLELSESDVLVFGPEFIGRVEEICDMIPNVKQLFYVGKDCPSFAESYDKLVTYCTSKTPEIPLTPDDNAAIYFSSGTTGFPKAILHNHESLVHACLTEQNHHSQTKEDVFLCIPPLYHTGAKMHWFGCLVVGAKAVLLKGVKPEWIVETAADEKCSIVWLLVPWAQDILDAIDNGTIKIDQMDLSRWRLMHIGAQPVPPSLIKRWKSIFPNHQYDTNYGLSESIGPGCVHLGVENIHKVGAIGKAGYGWEVKIVDERGNTVEKGEVGELAVKGPGVMTCYYNDEKATNDVLKDGWLFTGDMAQEDEDGFIFLVDRKKDVIISGGENLYPVQIEDFIRTNHKVKDVAVIGLPDPRLGEMAAAIIELKEDMSCTEEEMDNFCKALPKYKRPRKIIFAEVPRNPTGKIEKPKLRQIYCGESLVAAQNEI, translated from the coding sequence TGGTGTGAATTTAACAAAAAAGCCAACCGATTTGCGAACCTTTTATTGTCCCGTGGCGTCAAAAAAGGAGACAAGGTTGCCATTTTAATGATGAACTGCTTAGAATGGCTTCCCGTGTATTTCGGAGCATTAAAAGCAGGCGCACTGGCAGTGCCCTTAAACTACCGTTACACTTCCGACGAAATTAAGTATTGTTTAGAACTTTCTGAGTCTGATGTTTTGGTATTCGGACCTGAGTTTATCGGTCGTGTGGAAGAAATCTGCGATATGATTCCCAATGTGAAGCAGTTATTCTATGTGGGAAAAGACTGCCCCTCCTTTGCAGAAAGTTATGATAAACTGGTGACTTATTGCACCTCCAAAACTCCCGAAATTCCGCTGACCCCCGACGATAATGCAGCAATTTACTTCTCCTCGGGTACCACAGGATTTCCCAAAGCGATTTTACATAACCACGAAAGCCTGGTGCACGCTTGCTTAACCGAGCAGAACCATCACTCCCAGACCAAAGAGGACGTGTTCCTTTGCATTCCGCCTCTTTATCACACCGGTGCCAAAATGCATTGGTTCGGTTGCTTAGTGGTGGGCGCGAAAGCAGTTCTTTTAAAAGGGGTAAAACCCGAATGGATTGTGGAAACTGCGGCAGACGAAAAATGTTCTATCGTGTGGCTGTTGGTACCGTGGGCACAGGATATCTTAGATGCTATTGATAATGGTACCATTAAAATTGACCAGATGGATTTATCCAGATGGAGACTGATGCACATCGGTGCACAGCCTGTTCCCCCCAGCCTGATTAAGAGATGGAAATCCATTTTCCCCAACCATCAGTATGACACCAACTACGGTTTATCCGAATCCATCGGACCCGGCTGTGTGCATTTAGGGGTAGAAAACATCCATAAAGTGGGTGCCATCGGCAAAGCAGGTTACGGTTGGGAAGTAAAAATCGTGGATGAGCGTGGCAACACCGTGGAAAAAGGCGAAGTGGGTGAACTTGCCGTAAAAGGTCCCGGCGTGATGACCTGTTACTACAATGACGAAAAAGCCACCAACGATGTGTTAAAAGACGGTTGGCTCTTTACCGGCGATATGGCCCAGGAAGACGAAGACGGCTTTATCTTCCTGGTGGACCGTAAAAAAGACGTGATTATTTCCGGCGGTGAGAACTTATATCCCGTTCAGATTGAAGATTTCATCCGCACCAATCATAAGGTAAAGGACGTAGCAGTAATTGGCTTACCCGACCCCCGTTTGGGAGAAATGGCGGCAGCAATCATCGAATTGAAAGAAGATATGAGCTGCACCGAAGAAGAAATGGATAACTTCTGCAAAGCGCTTCCCAAATACAAACGTCCCCGTAAGATTATTTTTGCCGAAGTGCCCCGTAATCCCACCGGCAAAATTGAAAAACCGAAACTAAGACAAATCTACTGCGGCGAAAGCTTGGTTGCGGCGCAGAACGAAATATAG